The following coding sequences lie in one Cannabis sativa cultivar Pink pepper isolate KNU-18-1 chromosome 5, ASM2916894v1, whole genome shotgun sequence genomic window:
- the LOC133038090 gene encoding uncharacterized protein LOC133038090: protein MRTTPPAHYLMKVQSFSLLSKSMEKHESSVFEVGGYKWVLSFYSNTSEKYLSLYLTIICSDDDAESTTSDDVGIIPSSGWEVNANFTLFVYNQTKDNYLTFQAVRRFHEMKKEWGFERIMLLETSEDVNNGYVVNDTCVFGAEIFIINHTAPTSAILSVVDRHFINNSIFRWEIKEFSDKYIYKSQVFCSGGIEWHLTISPNGIQSRDGKSLAIFLTKEHPKNSTTYAEFCVRIINHLDSKHKEYADNEYFSRDKSWNCTKLISLEDLHNFLNYYIVKDTLILQLEFFLISHTKVLTSSKSTKMIN from the exons atGAGAACTACTCCACCAGCTCATTACTTGATGAAAGTTCAGTCGTTCAGTTTGCTCTCAAAATCAATGGAGAAACACGAAAGTTCTGTATTTGAAGTTGGGGGAtacaaatg GGTATTGTCATTTTATTCAAATACATCTGAAAAATACCTATCTCTATACTTGACAATAATATGCTCTGATGATGATGCCGAGAGTACTACTTCTGATGATGTGGGTATTATTCCAAGCAGTGGTTGGGAAGTTAATGCTAACTTCACTTTGTTTGTCTATAATCAAACAAAAGATAATTATCTGACCTTTCAAG CTGTAAGGCGTTTTCATGAGATGAAAAAAGAATGGGGATTTGAACGAATAATGTTACTTGAAACATCCGAAGATGTGAATAATGGATATGTGGTTAACGACACGTGTGTATTTGGAGCTGAAATTTTTATCATAAATCATACTGCTCCAACCTCCGCAATACTTTCTGTAGTTGATCGTCACTTCATAAACAATTCTATTTTTCGTTGGGAAATTAAAGAATTTTCGGataaatatatttacaaatCTCAAGTCTTTTGCTCTGGAGGAATAGAGTG GCATTTAACTATCAGTCCAAACGGTATTCAAAGTAGAGATGGAAAATCATTGGCAATATTTTTAACGAAGGAACATCCAAAAAACTCGACAACTTATGCTGAGTTTTGTGTTCGAATAATTAATCACCTTGATTCTAAACACAAAGAATATGCAG ATAATGAATATTTCAGTCGTGACAAAAGTTGGAATTGTACTAAATTAATATCACTAGAAGATCTTcacaattttttgaattattacaTTGTCAAGGATACTCTAATTCTCCAACTTGAATTCTTTCTTATTTCACACACTAAAGTTTTGACATCTTCCAAATCTACAAAGATGATAAATTGA
- the LOC115716707 gene encoding maltose excess protein 1, chloroplastic codes for MRLIRFLGSSWASFFYGYGNLACLYWFNSISKEFFLAATAGFVLWIGLAFPYFVATTVLVVTGLAVNFFNYFYLLNDSVWRFWEDVITVGGLSALPQVMWSTFVPYLPNTILPGALSFVVAVAAVVMARLGKLSEKGTKFVGAISGWTATLLFMWMPVSQMWTNFLNPDNIKGLSPVSMLLAMIGNGLMIPRALLTRDFMWFLGSSWASFFYGYGNLACLYWFNSISKEFFLAATAGFELWIGMALWRDTVVHGYSSPFTSLKELISGS; via the exons ATGAGATTGATAAG GTTTCTCGGTTCTTCTTGGGCTTCATTCTTCTACGGATATGGAAATCTAGCCTGCTTGTACTG GTTCAATAGTATCAGCAAGGAATTCTTCTTGGCAGCAACCGCTGGTTTCGTATTGTGGATAG GATTGGCTTTTCCTTACTTCGTTGCTACCACAGTGCTCGTTGTAACGGGTTTGgctgttaatttctttaattacTTCTATTTGCTTAATGATTCGGTGTGGAGATTTTGGGAGGATGTTATTACAGTTGGTGGTTTATCAGCTTTGCCACAG GTTATGTGGTCGACATTTGTTCCTTATTTACCAAACACTATATTGCCCGGTGCTCTATCGTTTGTTGTAGCTGTTGCAGCTGTTGTTATG GCACGACTAGGTAAACTATCTGAGAAAGGTACTAAATTTGTTGGAGCCATATCTGGATGGACGGCTACACTCCTCTTCATGTGGATGCCGGTATCACAAATG TGGACAAATTTCCTCAATCCTGACAATATTAAAGGCTTATCACCTGTTTCTATGTTGCTTGCAATGATTGGCAATGGACTCATGATTCCTCGTGCGCTATTAACTCGCGATTTCATGTG GTTTCTCGGTTCTTCTTGGGCTTCATTCTTTTACGGATATGGAAATCTAGCCTGCTTGTACTG GTTCAATAGTATCAGCAAGGAATTCTTCTTGGCAGCAACCGCTGGTTTCGAACTGTGGATAG GAATGGCTCTATGGAGAGACACTGTAGTTCATGGATATAGCTCACCTTTCACTTCATTGAAAGAGTTGATTTCTGGTTCTTAG